A DNA window from Enterobacter cloacae subsp. cloacae ATCC 13047 contains the following coding sequences:
- a CDS encoding DUF4225 domain-containing protein, giving the protein MDTLLLPGQNPRAWAETMINLEARKLVNTANTVAAMHLQDGFIRIQFVDEIRAFIMAQFEAARRAKTDDDCMACLQALRAENTSLLEQSRALKTGYAKLYAEVKVVRDENKIVGYIISAVDVVVAGAAIFGGIVMMSSMTPVGVVAGAVIVVNGLNTISREAAHNLLGDKQTEGIFADGSMEVAEFLGFSRQQGLGTYKAVTLFSEVYGAYGLRLKPEAQRLWYWTRPDFFRKVSDTPRPAMALKIAGWGVKAKVALDLLTIEPAGK; this is encoded by the coding sequence ATGGACACGTTGCTTTTACCCGGCCAGAACCCCCGTGCCTGGGCAGAAACTATGATCAACCTGGAGGCCAGGAAACTGGTTAATACGGCCAATACGGTAGCGGCTATGCATCTTCAGGATGGTTTTATCCGGATTCAGTTTGTAGATGAGATCAGGGCATTCATCATGGCTCAATTTGAGGCCGCACGCCGGGCAAAAACGGATGATGACTGTATGGCCTGTCTGCAGGCATTGCGTGCTGAGAATACCAGTCTGCTTGAACAGTCCCGTGCTCTTAAAACCGGCTATGCAAAACTCTATGCCGAGGTGAAGGTTGTCCGGGACGAGAACAAAATTGTGGGCTACATCATCTCGGCTGTTGACGTGGTGGTAGCAGGGGCGGCTATCTTTGGCGGGATCGTCATGATGTCCTCCATGACGCCGGTGGGCGTGGTGGCCGGTGCCGTGATTGTTGTTAACGGGCTTAACACTATTTCACGTGAGGCCGCACACAACCTCCTCGGTGATAAGCAAACGGAGGGAATTTTCGCTGACGGCTCGATGGAGGTCGCAGAATTCCTGGGCTTCAGCCGGCAGCAAGGGCTGGGGACCTATAAGGCTGTCACGCTCTTCAGTGAAGTCTACGGCGCGTATGGTCTGAGGCTGAAACCCGAAGCACAACGGCTGTGGTACTGGACCAGGCCCGATTTCTTCAGGAAAGTATCCGATACGCCACGTCCCGCGATGGCGCTTAAAATTGCGGGATGGGGTGTTAAAGCCAAAGTGGCGCTTGATTTACTGACTATCGAGCCTGCCGGGAAATAG
- a CDS encoding methyl-accepting chemotaxis protein: MNMLRNFTIRFVMLTILGIFCLMWAGVGLYSTWSLSRVSDGNEVDRQLVKQMTILSEGNDQYFRFVTRLSRAMEVKAAGGTPDLASAQQALDNMGKKLAEMKAISPGPMDEQVSSRVIGTWQALLEQGVTPQMQQAKLGALDGYRQQANNVTPQLSRAFGAAAEEFNNAAAKALDSTRVVVDGLTSMTRTVIIAATVFGLLILLFSDRYLVAMLVKPLDRIRQQFRQIAQGDLSQPIEPFGRNCVGQLVPLLSAMQDSLREAVSTIRAGSENIWRGATEISSGNNDLSSRTEEQAAALEETAASMEQLTATVKLNAESARQASQLADVASTTASRGGSLVEEVVTTMSGISDSSKKIAEITTVINSIAFQTNILALNAAVEAARAGEQGRGFAVVAGEVRNLASRSANAAKEIEGLIADSVARVEQGAQLVNDTGTTMEAILRDVTEVTTIMKQIASASEEQSKGISQVGVAITQMDGVTQQNASLVEQVSAAAAALERQTEELQRSVQKFRLTA, from the coding sequence ATGAACATGCTCCGTAATTTCACGATCCGTTTCGTCATGCTGACGATCCTGGGGATCTTTTGTTTAATGTGGGCAGGCGTTGGACTCTACAGCACCTGGTCCCTCTCTCGCGTTTCGGATGGCAATGAAGTCGATCGCCAGCTGGTGAAACAGATGACCATACTCAGCGAGGGCAACGATCAGTATTTCCGCTTTGTCACCCGACTGAGCCGCGCGATGGAAGTCAAAGCCGCCGGCGGTACGCCGGATCTGGCCTCCGCCCAGCAGGCGCTGGATAACATGGGCAAAAAACTGGCCGAGATGAAAGCGATCTCTCCGGGCCCGATGGATGAACAGGTCTCCTCCCGGGTGATCGGCACCTGGCAGGCGCTGCTCGAGCAGGGCGTTACGCCACAAATGCAGCAGGCGAAGCTGGGCGCGCTGGATGGTTATCGCCAGCAGGCTAATAACGTCACGCCACAGTTGAGCCGTGCGTTTGGTGCGGCCGCTGAGGAGTTCAATAACGCCGCTGCGAAGGCCCTCGACAGTACCCGCGTAGTGGTGGATGGCCTGACCAGCATGACCCGCACGGTGATTATTGCCGCCACCGTGTTTGGTCTGCTGATCCTGCTCTTTAGCGACCGTTACCTGGTGGCGATGCTGGTGAAACCGCTGGACCGAATTCGTCAGCAGTTCCGCCAGATTGCGCAGGGCGATCTCAGCCAGCCCATTGAACCGTTTGGTCGTAATTGTGTGGGACAGCTGGTGCCGTTGCTGAGTGCCATGCAGGACAGCCTGCGCGAGGCGGTCAGCACGATCCGCGCGGGCAGTGAAAATATCTGGCGCGGGGCGACCGAGATCTCCAGCGGTAACAACGATCTCTCCTCCCGTACCGAAGAGCAGGCTGCCGCGCTGGAAGAGACAGCAGCCAGCATGGAGCAACTCACTGCCACCGTGAAGCTGAACGCCGAAAGTGCACGTCAGGCAAGCCAGCTGGCGGATGTGGCATCGACCACGGCCAGCCGCGGTGGCTCGCTGGTGGAGGAGGTGGTGACCACCATGAGCGGTATTTCCGACAGCTCGAAGAAAATTGCTGAAATCACCACCGTGATTAACAGTATCGCCTTCCAGACCAATATCCTGGCGCTCAACGCAGCAGTGGAAGCGGCGCGAGCGGGTGAGCAAGGCCGTGGCTTTGCCGTGGTGGCAGGTGAGGTGCGTAATCTGGCCAGCCGCAGCGCCAACGCGGCGAAAGAGATTGAAGGGCTGATTGCCGATTCCGTCGCTCGCGTCGAGCAGGGGGCTCAACTGGTGAACGACACGGGGACCACCATGGAAGCGATTCTGCGCGATGTAACGGAAGTGACCACCATCATGAAGCAGATTGCGTCAGCTTCTGAGGAGCAAAGCAAAGGCATTTCCCAGGTCGGGGTTGCCATTACGCAGATGGACGGTGTGACCCAGCAAAACGCCTCGCTGGTGGAGCAGGTCTCCGCCGCGGCAGCGGCACTTGAGCGGCAGACCGAAGAGCTTCAGCGTTCGGTGCAGAAGTTCCGCCTCACGGCATAA
- a CDS encoding aldo/keto reductase has protein sequence MSWHPNPGRYENMQYRYCGKSGLRLPALSLGLWHSFGHVQPLDTQRALLRKAFDLGITHFDLANNYGPPAGSAEENFGRLLREDFAACRDELIISTKAGYDMWPGPYGSGGSRKYLLASLDQSLKRMGLEYVDIFYSHRVDENTPMEETAAALAHAVQSGKALYVGISSYSTARTQKMADLLREWKIPLLIHQPSYNLLNRWVDKTGLLETLKQNGTGCIAFTPLAQGLLTGKYLNGIPEGSRMQREGNKVRGLTQKMLTEANLNSLRLLNEMAQARGQTMAQMALSWLLKDERVTSVLIGASRPEQLEENVQALKNLRFSEEELIRIDKHVADGELNLWQASSDK, from the coding sequence ATGTCCTGGCACCCTAACCCCGGCCGTTATGAAAATATGCAGTACCGCTACTGTGGCAAAAGCGGGCTGCGCCTGCCTGCGCTGTCGCTTGGCCTGTGGCATAGCTTCGGCCACGTTCAGCCGCTCGACACCCAGCGTGCGCTACTGCGTAAAGCCTTCGACCTCGGTATCACCCATTTCGATCTTGCCAATAACTACGGCCCGCCTGCGGGGAGCGCGGAAGAGAACTTTGGTCGCCTGCTGCGGGAGGATTTTGCCGCCTGTCGCGACGAGCTGATTATCTCCACCAAAGCGGGTTACGACATGTGGCCGGGACCGTATGGCTCGGGCGGCTCGCGCAAATATCTGCTCGCCAGCCTCGACCAGAGCCTGAAGCGTATGGGTCTGGAATATGTCGATATTTTCTATTCCCATCGCGTGGATGAGAACACGCCGATGGAAGAGACCGCTGCCGCGCTGGCCCATGCGGTGCAGAGCGGTAAAGCGCTGTATGTCGGAATTTCGTCCTATTCAACGGCGCGCACGCAGAAAATGGCTGACCTGCTTCGCGAATGGAAAATCCCACTGCTCATCCATCAGCCGTCGTACAACCTGCTTAACCGCTGGGTGGATAAAACCGGCCTGCTGGAGACGCTAAAGCAAAACGGTACTGGCTGTATTGCGTTTACCCCACTGGCGCAGGGGTTGCTGACCGGAAAATACCTCAACGGTATTCCTGAAGGTTCGCGGATGCAGCGCGAGGGGAATAAAGTGCGCGGGCTGACGCAGAAGATGCTGACCGAAGCCAATCTGAACAGTCTGCGCTTGCTCAATGAGATGGCACAGGCACGTGGTCAGACAATGGCGCAGATGGCGCTAAGCTGGCTGCTGAAAGATGAGCGCGTAACGTCCGTGCTGATTGGTGCGAGCCGCCCGGAACAGCTGGAAGAGAACGTTCAGGCGCTGAAAAACCTGCGCTTTAGCGAAGAGGAGCTGATACGCATTGATAAGCATGTTGCGGATGGAGAGTTGAATCTGTGGCAGGCGTCGTCGGATAAATAG
- a CDS encoding TIGR00645 family protein — MERFFENAMYASRWILAPVYFGLSLALIALTIKFFQEILHVLPNIFSIAEADLILVLLSLVDMTLVGGLLVMVMFSGYENFVSQLDIDARKEKLSWLGKMDATSLKNKVAASIVAISSIHLLRVFMDAKNVPDNKLMWYVIIHLTFVLSAFVMGYLDKISKK; from the coding sequence ATGGAACGCTTCTTTGAAAACGCTATGTACGCCTCGCGCTGGATACTGGCACCCGTCTATTTTGGCCTTTCGCTGGCGCTGATTGCGCTCACGATTAAGTTCTTCCAGGAAATCTTGCATGTTCTGCCGAACATCTTTTCCATTGCCGAAGCAGATTTGATTCTGGTTCTGCTGTCACTGGTGGATATGACGCTGGTGGGGGGCTTACTGGTGATGGTGATGTTCTCTGGCTATGAGAATTTTGTCTCCCAGCTTGATATCGACGCGCGTAAAGAAAAGCTGAGCTGGCTGGGCAAAATGGATGCCACGTCGCTGAAGAATAAAGTGGCCGCTTCGATTGTGGCGATCTCCTCCATCCACCTGTTACGCGTGTTCATGGACGCAAAGAATGTCCCGGACAACAAACTAATGTGGTATGTCATTATCCATCTGACGTTTGTGCTTTCGGCGTTTGTGATGGGGTATCTGGATAAGATCAGCAAGAAGTAA
- a CDS encoding ESA_00282 family adhesion-associated protein codes for MNSIFFTVITLLLLTAGVLLLMQEFNKTKESKDTSETPQPELMTKEEGEDHFSVLMNSVTPVWYWRVNHEYIDFLHATIKRMKMSEINDTPGLFEAQRRCSDLNSAVYKYYDNIKKRCLNGEKVSYSDLDVLNLRQCFREFSLEAYPELVVLVWPEYARPEVDPDNV; via the coding sequence ATGAACAGCATCTTTTTTACGGTCATTACATTACTATTACTGACCGCTGGTGTTCTTTTATTGATGCAGGAGTTCAATAAAACGAAAGAGTCGAAAGACACCAGTGAAACCCCACAGCCTGAACTGATGACTAAAGAGGAAGGTGAAGACCATTTCTCTGTTTTGATGAACTCGGTGACGCCGGTTTGGTACTGGCGGGTGAACCATGAATATATCGACTTTTTGCACGCGACAATAAAGCGGATGAAAATGTCGGAAATTAATGACACGCCGGGCCTGTTTGAAGCGCAGCGTCGCTGCAGTGACCTGAATTCAGCGGTCTATAAATATTACGACAATATCAAAAAGCGCTGTCTGAATGGTGAGAAGGTCTCGTATTCCGATTTAGACGTATTAAACCTGCGTCAGTGCTTTCGCGAGTTCAGCCTGGAAGCCTATCCGGAGCTGGTGGTGCTGGTCTGGCCGGAGTATGCGCGCCCTGAGGTGGATCCTGACAACGTGTAA
- the exbD gene encoding TonB system transport protein ExbD: MAMRLNENLDDNGEMHEINVTPFIDVMLVLLIIFMVAAPLATVDVKVNLPASSSQPQPRPEKPIYLSVKADKSMFLGNDPVTADSVIPALDQLTGGKKDTTVFFRADKTVDYETMMKVMDTLHQAGYLKIGLVGEEKAAAK, from the coding sequence ATGGCAATGCGTCTTAATGAAAATCTGGACGATAACGGCGAAATGCATGAAATCAACGTGACGCCGTTTATCGACGTTATGCTGGTTCTGCTGATTATCTTCATGGTTGCTGCGCCGCTGGCGACGGTCGACGTGAAGGTAAACCTGCCGGCCTCGTCCAGCCAGCCGCAGCCGCGCCCGGAAAAGCCCATCTATCTGTCGGTGAAAGCAGATAAATCGATGTTCCTCGGCAACGACCCGGTGACGGCTGACTCTGTCATCCCGGCGCTGGATCAGCTCACTGGCGGTAAGAAAGACACGACGGTCTTCTTCCGTGCGGATAAAACCGTTGATTACGAGACCATGATGAAGGTCATGGATACACTGCATCAGGCGGGTTATCTGAAGATTGGGCTGGTCGGCGAAGAGAAAGCGGCCGCGAAATAA
- the exbB gene encoding tol-pal system-associated acyl-CoA thioesterase, whose amino-acid sequence MGNNLMQTDLSVWGMYHHADIVVKIVMIGLILASVITWAIFFGKSAELISQKRRLKREQQQLAEARSLDQASDMTSSFHAKSLTTLLVNEAQNELELSAGSEDNEGIKERTGFRLERRVAAVGRHMGRGNGYLATIGAISPFVGLFGTVWGIMNSFIGIAQTQTTNLAVVAPGIAEALLATAIGLVAAIPAVVIYNVFARMIGSYKATLGDVAAQVLLLQSRDLDLNASAAKPVHAASKLRVG is encoded by the coding sequence GTGGGTAATAATTTGATGCAGACGGATCTCTCCGTTTGGGGCATGTATCATCATGCTGACATCGTGGTTAAGATTGTGATGATCGGCCTGATTCTGGCGTCCGTGATCACGTGGGCTATCTTCTTTGGCAAGAGCGCCGAGCTGATTTCTCAGAAGCGCCGCCTCAAGCGTGAGCAACAGCAGCTGGCTGAAGCCCGCTCTCTGGATCAGGCGTCTGACATGACCTCATCCTTCCACGCGAAAAGCCTGACCACCCTGTTAGTTAACGAAGCGCAAAACGAGCTGGAACTCTCCGCAGGCAGTGAAGATAACGAAGGTATTAAAGAACGTACCGGCTTCCGTCTGGAGCGTCGCGTCGCCGCCGTGGGCCGTCATATGGGCCGGGGCAATGGATATCTGGCGACCATCGGGGCCATCTCGCCATTCGTGGGTCTGTTCGGTACGGTCTGGGGCATCATGAACAGCTTTATCGGGATTGCGCAAACCCAAACGACGAACCTGGCGGTAGTTGCACCGGGTATCGCCGAAGCGCTGCTGGCGACCGCTATCGGTCTGGTTGCGGCGATCCCTGCGGTGGTTATCTATAACGTCTTCGCGCGCATGATTGGCAGCTATAAAGCCACCCTCGGTGACGTCGCCGCGCAGGTTCTGCTGCTGCAAAGCCGCGATCTTGATCTGAATGCCAGTGCCGCTAAACCGGTGCACGCGGCGTCCAAACTGCGCGTAGGTTAA
- the metC gene encoding cystathionine beta-lyase yields MTKKHLDTTLVQAGRSKKYTQGSVNSVIQRASSLVFDTVEDKKIATRNRAKGGLFYGRRGTLTHFSLQEAMCELEGGAGCALFPCGAAAVANTILAFVEQGDHILMTNTAYEPSQDFCTKILSRLGVTTGWFDPLIGEGIAELIQPNTRIVFLESPGSITMEVHDVPAIVKAVRSKAPEAIIMIDNTWAAGVLFKALEFDIDISIQAATKYLIGHSDGMIGTAVSNARCWDQLRENAYLMGQMVDADTAYMTSRGIRTLGVRLRQHHESSLKIAEWLAQHPQVERVNHPALPGSKGHEFWQRDFTGSSGLFSFVLKKRLNNDELASYLDNFTLFSMAYSWGGFESLILPNQPEQIAALRPGGEVDFSGTLIRLHIGLENADDLIADLAAGFARIV; encoded by the coding sequence ATGACCAAGAAGCATCTTGATACCACGCTGGTACAGGCCGGGCGCAGCAAGAAATATACTCAGGGTTCGGTGAACAGCGTGATCCAACGGGCCTCCTCGCTGGTGTTTGATACCGTAGAGGACAAAAAAATCGCCACGCGTAACCGCGCCAAAGGCGGGCTGTTTTACGGACGTCGTGGCACGCTAACCCACTTCTCACTGCAGGAAGCCATGTGCGAGCTGGAAGGCGGCGCAGGCTGCGCGCTGTTTCCGTGCGGTGCGGCGGCAGTCGCCAACACCATTCTGGCGTTCGTGGAACAGGGCGACCATATTCTGATGACCAACACCGCCTATGAACCGAGTCAGGATTTCTGCACCAAAATCCTCTCCCGACTCGGCGTAACCACGGGCTGGTTCGATCCGCTGATTGGCGAAGGCATCGCAGAGCTTATTCAGCCCAACACGCGCATTGTGTTCCTGGAATCTCCGGGTTCGATCACCATGGAAGTACACGACGTGCCGGCCATTGTGAAAGCCGTGCGCAGCAAAGCGCCAGAGGCGATTATCATGATCGACAACACCTGGGCGGCAGGCGTGCTGTTTAAAGCGCTGGAATTCGACATTGATATCTCCATTCAGGCGGCGACCAAATATCTGATTGGCCACTCAGACGGGATGATCGGCACGGCCGTGTCTAACGCCCGCTGCTGGGATCAACTGCGGGAAAATGCCTACCTGATGGGGCAGATGGTCGATGCCGATACCGCCTACATGACCAGCCGAGGCATCCGCACGCTGGGGGTGCGCCTGCGTCAGCATCACGAAAGCAGCCTGAAGATAGCTGAGTGGCTGGCGCAGCACCCGCAGGTTGAGCGCGTCAACCATCCGGCACTGCCGGGCAGTAAAGGGCATGAATTCTGGCAACGAGACTTTACGGGCAGCAGCGGTTTATTCTCATTCGTTCTAAAAAAACGGCTGAATAATGACGAGCTGGCAAGCTATCTGGATAATTTTACCCTCTTCAGCATGGCCTACTCCTGGGGCGGGTTTGAATCCCTGATCCTGCCTAATCAGCCGGAGCAGATTGCGGCCCTGCGCCCCGGCGGTGAAGTGGACTTCAGCGGCACCCTGATTCGCCTGCATATCGGTTTAGAAAACGCGGACGATTTAATTGCCGATTTAGCAGCAGGGTTTGCGCGTATCGTGTAG
- the yghB gene encoding DedA family general envelope maintenance protein YghB gives MAVIQDIIAALWQHDFAALTDPHVVGIVYFVMFATLFLENGLLPASFLPGDSLLLLAGALIGKGVMDFAPTMVILTSAASLGCWLSYLQGRWLGNTRVVKGWLAQLPHKYHQRATCMFDRHGLLALLAGRFLAFVRTLLPTMAGISGLSNRRFQFFNWLSALLWVGVVTTLGYALNMIPFVKHHEDQVMTFLMVLPMFLLVAGLVGTIAVVIKKKYCSA, from the coding sequence ATGGCTGTTATTCAAGATATTATCGCGGCGCTCTGGCAACACGACTTCGCCGCACTGACCGATCCTCACGTTGTAGGTATCGTCTATTTCGTGATGTTCGCGACCCTGTTTCTGGAAAATGGATTACTGCCAGCCTCATTTTTACCCGGTGATAGCCTCCTTTTGCTTGCGGGGGCGTTAATCGGTAAAGGTGTCATGGACTTCGCGCCGACCATGGTGATCCTCACCTCCGCGGCAAGCCTGGGCTGCTGGCTGAGCTATCTGCAGGGCCGCTGGCTCGGCAACACGCGCGTCGTGAAGGGCTGGCTGGCGCAGCTACCGCATAAATACCATCAGCGTGCGACCTGCATGTTTGACAGGCATGGCCTGCTGGCCTTGCTGGCCGGGCGTTTTCTGGCCTTTGTTCGCACCCTGCTGCCCACCATGGCAGGCATTTCCGGCCTGTCGAACCGCCGCTTCCAGTTCTTCAACTGGCTGAGCGCGTTGTTATGGGTGGGTGTCGTTACCACTCTCGGCTACGCACTGAACATGATCCCGTTTGTGAAGCATCATGAAGACCAGGTAATGACCTTCCTGATGGTGCTGCCGATGTTTCTACTGGTGGCTGGACTGGTGGGAACGATTGCGGTGGTGATTAAGAAGAAGTACTGCAGTGCATAA
- the yqhD gene encoding alcohol dehydrogenase, translating to MNNFNLHTPTRILFGKGAIADLRAQIPADARVLITYGGGSVKKTGVLDQVYSALEGLDVREFGGIEPNPSYETLMNAVKIAREENITFLLAVGGGSVLDGTKFIAAAAHYADGIDPWHILETRGSDIKSAIPMGSVLTLPATGSESNKGAVISRKTTGDKQAFMNEHVQPVFAILDPVYTYTLPARQVANGVVDAFVHTVEQYVTYPVDAKIQDRFAEGILLTLVEEGPKALKEPENYDVRANVMWAATQALNGLIGAGVPQDWATHMLGHELTAMHGLDHAQTLAVVLPALWNEKRDTKRAKLLQYAERVWNITEGSDDARIDAAIEATRNFFEGLGVPTRLSGYGLDGSSIPALLAKLEEHGMTQLGEHGDITLDVSRRIYEAAR from the coding sequence ATGAATAATTTTAATCTCCATACCCCAACCCGCATCCTGTTTGGTAAAGGCGCTATCGCCGATCTGCGTGCACAGATCCCCGCTGACGCCCGCGTGCTGATCACCTACGGTGGCGGCAGCGTGAAAAAAACCGGCGTGCTGGATCAGGTTTACAGCGCACTGGAAGGTCTGGACGTGCGCGAGTTTGGCGGTATCGAGCCAAACCCTTCTTATGAAACGCTGATGAACGCGGTGAAAATCGCCCGCGAAGAAAACATCACCTTCCTGCTGGCTGTCGGCGGGGGTTCCGTGCTGGACGGCACGAAGTTCATCGCCGCGGCAGCACACTACGCCGACGGTATCGACCCATGGCATATCCTGGAAACCCGCGGCAGCGACATTAAAAGCGCGATCCCGATGGGCTCCGTGCTGACCCTGCCAGCCACCGGTTCTGAATCCAACAAAGGCGCGGTGATCTCCCGTAAAACCACCGGAGACAAACAGGCCTTTATGAACGAGCACGTTCAGCCCGTATTCGCGATCCTCGATCCGGTGTACACCTACACCCTGCCCGCGCGTCAGGTCGCGAACGGCGTGGTCGACGCCTTTGTTCACACCGTTGAGCAGTACGTGACTTATCCGGTGGATGCCAAAATTCAGGATCGTTTTGCGGAAGGCATTCTGCTGACGCTGGTCGAAGAGGGTCCGAAGGCGCTGAAAGAGCCAGAAAACTACGACGTGCGTGCCAACGTGATGTGGGCTGCAACGCAGGCGCTGAACGGCCTGATTGGCGCAGGCGTGCCGCAGGACTGGGCAACCCACATGCTGGGCCATGAACTGACGGCGATGCACGGTCTGGATCACGCCCAGACGCTGGCGGTGGTTCTGCCGGCCCTGTGGAACGAAAAACGTGATACCAAACGCGCCAAACTGCTGCAGTACGCGGAACGCGTCTGGAACATCACCGAAGGTTCTGACGACGCGCGTATCGATGCGGCAATCGAAGCGACCCGCAACTTCTTTGAAGGCCTGGGCGTGCCGACGCGTCTGTCCGGCTATGGTCTGGATGGCAGCTCTATCCCTGCCCTGCTGGCTAAACTTGAAGAACACGGCATGACTCAGCTGGGCGAACACGGCGACATTACGCTGGACGTTAGCCGTCGTATCTACGAGGCGGCGCGCTAA
- the dkgA gene encoding 2,5-didehydrogluconate reductase DkgA has protein sequence MANQTVIKLQDGNVMPQLGLGVWKAGNDEVVSAIHKALEVGYRSIDTAAAYKNEDGVGKALASAGMSRDDLFITTKLWNDDQKRPREALQESLEKLQLDFVDLYLMHWPVPAIDHYVDAWKGMIELQKEGLVKSIGVCNFQVHHLQRLIDETGVVPVINQIELHPLMQQRQLHAWNATHKIQTESWSPLAQGGEGVFDQKIIRDLADKYGKTPAQIVIRWHLDNGLVVIPKSVTPSRIAENFDVWDFRLDKDELGEIAKLDQGKRLGPDPDQFGG, from the coding sequence ATGGCAAACCAAACCGTAATCAAGCTGCAGGACGGCAACGTGATGCCCCAGTTGGGGCTAGGTGTATGGAAAGCCGGTAACGACGAGGTCGTCTCCGCCATTCATAAAGCACTGGAAGTCGGCTATCGGTCCATTGATACCGCCGCCGCCTACAAAAACGAGGACGGCGTGGGGAAAGCACTGGCCAGCGCCGGTATGTCCCGCGACGACCTTTTTATCACCACCAAACTGTGGAACGACGACCAAAAGCGCCCACGCGAAGCGCTGCAGGAGAGCCTGGAGAAACTCCAGCTCGATTTCGTCGATCTGTATCTGATGCACTGGCCGGTTCCGGCTATCGACCATTATGTTGATGCCTGGAAAGGGATGATTGAACTGCAAAAAGAGGGGCTGGTGAAAAGCATCGGCGTCTGTAACTTCCAGGTTCATCACCTGCAGCGTCTGATTGACGAAACGGGCGTTGTGCCGGTGATTAATCAGATTGAACTGCACCCGCTGATGCAGCAGCGCCAGCTTCACGCCTGGAACGCCACACACAAAATCCAGACCGAATCCTGGAGCCCGCTGGCTCAGGGCGGTGAAGGGGTGTTCGACCAGAAAATTATCCGCGATCTGGCGGATAAATATGGCAAAACCCCGGCGCAGATTGTCATTCGCTGGCACCTGGACAACGGCCTGGTAGTGATCCCGAAATCGGTCACGCCATCGCGCATCGCCGAGAACTTCGACGTCTGGGATTTCCGCCTGGATAAAGATGAGCTGGGCGAGATTGCGAAACTGGATCAGGGCAAGCGTTTAGGGCCCGATCCGGATCAGTTTGGCGGGTAG